The following coding sequences are from one Peromyscus eremicus chromosome X, PerEre_H2_v1, whole genome shotgun sequence window:
- the LOC131899394 gene encoding N-lysine methyltransferase KMT5A-like has product MEFILNLTKVRKDTLIENLEFGQSCSGPKPQYMWVPGQLQAMGEVGTIRRNRPFPGAPRRRWWKQQHQRQRQPLWWPGCGDSEGKVDGHTSMGLAGLRKNVLARQSKIDTNMSPKKCSEVRSPPQEDTVACHRVKCLREPLAGIYRKGGKKRNAGNVTRSAVKSNKQKIKNAKRGSLRLFLNKKLKAAEPPKLPFPSCRSTKAVVAKLALKKSLKIKQSSRKKFQGKRQQNKKLKAFYQVRRSSRKSKAELQSEERRQIDELVESGKEEGMKIDLIDGKGRGVITTKRFSRGDFIVEYYGDLIDITDAKKREARYAQDPSTGCYMYYFQYLNKTYCVDATRETNRLGRLINHSKCGNCQTKLHDISGVPHLILIASRDIAAGEELLYDYGDRSKASIKAFPWLKY; this is encoded by the coding sequence ATGGAATTCATTCTTAACTTGACAAAAGTGAGAAAAGATACACTAATTGAGAATCTGGAGTTTGGCCAGTCTTGCTCTGGGCCCAAGCCTCAGTACATGTGGGTGCCCGGCCAGCTACAGGCCATGGGTGAAGTGGGCACCATAAGGCGTAACCGACCCTTCCCTGGGGCGCCACGGCGGCGCTGGTGGAAGCAGCAACATCAGCGACAGCGACAGCCACTCTGgtggccaggctgtggtgacaGTGAAGGCAAGGTCGATGGCCACACCTCCATGGGCCTAGCTGGGCTTCGGAAGAACGTGCTTGCTAGGCAGTCAAAAATTGACACCAACATGAGTCCTAAGAAATGCTCTGAAGTGCGTTCCCCACCTCAGGAAGACACAGTTGCATGTCACAGGGTCAAATGCCTGAGAGAACCATTAGCTGGAATCtataggaagggaggaaagaaaagaaatgctggGAATGTGACCCGAAGTGCCGTGAAATCCAATAAGCAGAAGATCAAAAATGCCAAGAGAGGTTCCCTGCGActttttctgaataaaaaattGAAAGCAGCAGAACCTCCAAAACTTCCATTCCCATCATGTCGTTCTACCAAGGCAGTGGTTGCAAAGCTGGCCCTGAAAAAGTCCCTCAAGATCAAGCAGTCTTCTAGGAAAAAGTTTCAAGGGAAAAGGCAACAGAATAAAAAACTTAAAGCTTTCTACCAGGTCCGAAGGAGCTCCAGGAAGAGCAAAGCTGAGCTGCAGTCTGAAGAAAGGAGACAAATAGATGAGCTAGTTGAGAGCGGGAAGGAAGAAGGCATGAAGATTGATCTCATTGATGGCAAAGGCAGGGGTGTGATTACCACCAAGCGGTTCTCCCGGGGAGATTTCATAGTAGAATACTATGGAGACCTCATTGATATAACCGATGCCAAGAAGCGGGAGGCTCGGTATGCACAAGACCCCTCCACAGGCTGCTACATGTACTATTTTCAATATCTGAACAAAACCTACTGTGTGGATGCCACTCGAGAAACAAATCGCCTGGGGAGGCTGATCAATCACAGTAAGTGTGGGAATTGCCAAACTAAGCTACATGACATCAGTGGCGTGCCTCACCTCATCCTCATCGCCTCCAGAGACATTGCAGCTGGGGAGGAGCTCCTGTACGACTATGGCGACCGTAGCAAGGCCTCCATCAAAGCCTTCCCTTGGCTGAAGTATTAA